One bacterium CG_4_10_14_0_2_um_filter_33_32 genomic window, ATATTTAGGTTTGATTATTGCAGAAACCGATAATTATCAGGATATATTAACGAGTATAACCACCTCTAACGGCCTGTGCAACCCAAATAAGAATAACTGCGCCTATTATAGCAATTACCATGCTTGTGAAGTTCAAACCAGAAATTCCTGGCCCACCAACAAGATTGAAAAGAAAGCCTCCGATAACGGCGCCTATTATTCCAATTATGATTTCACTCAAAAACCCATACTCCCGACCGGTTTTAGTAATCAGCGTTGCGATCCATCCAGCTATACCTCCAATAACAATCCAGGCTAATAAATTCATAAATACCCCCTTATATTTCACCCCGTTACCGCTGATTTATGGTAAAAGCTTTCCAGTAGCGGGGTTTACTTTATTTAAAGATAATACCCTTTCATAAGTTAATCATTATTATTAAGACAAAATAATGGATGGTTTTCCTGGAAAATTATATCAATATATACAAAAAATACGGCTGAAAGCCGTATTTTTAAAAAACTATAGATTTAAT contains:
- a CDS encoding GlsB/YeaQ/YmgE family stress response membrane protein, yielding MNLLAWIVIGGIAGWIATLITKTGREYGFLSEIIIGIIGAVIGGFLFNLVGGPGISGLNFTSMVIAIIGAVILIWVAQAVRGGYTR